A stretch of Brassica rapa cultivar Chiifu-401-42 chromosome A08, CAAS_Brap_v3.01, whole genome shotgun sequence DNA encodes these proteins:
- the LOC103834751 gene encoding thioredoxin-like fold domain-containing protein MRL7, chloroplastic, whose protein sequence is MNLPVVACFAPRTPMLHTGLNYRFSDTNRSSTLVSTARIPSRNLKPLAAVSSDAVPDPESNLKPKKEATESENFPTKVPRKPKRGRRSEADAVEDFVRSSLEKTFSTIREQNPEVFENKEKASFIKNRAEQSDEDDDESEGEGEMVVEEEDPDWPVDTDVGWGIKASEYFDTHPIKNVVGEDGTVIDWEGEIDDSWVKEINCLEWESFAFHPSPLVVLVFERYKRASDNWKTLKELEKAIKVYWDAKDRLPPRAVKIDLNIETDLAYALKAKECPQILFLRGNRIVYREKDFRTADELVQMIAHFYYKAKRPSWIDKANVTPYC, encoded by the exons ATGAATCTTCCAGTGGTAGCTTGCTTCGCGCCAAGAACTCCGATGCTTCACACCGGCTTGAATTATAGATTTTCCGACACGAACCGCAGTTCAACACTGGTTTCCACGGCAAGGATACCATCACGAAACTTGAAACCTCTCGCTGCTGTTTCGTCTGATGCCGTACCCGACCCTGAATCCAATCTCAAACCGAAGAAGGAGGCTACGGAGAGCGAGAACTTTCCGACGAAGGTCCCGCGTAAACCGAAGCGAGGGCGACGGAGCGAAGCGGACGCCGTGGAGGATTTCGTGAGAAGCTCCCTCGAGAAGACGTTCTCCACCATACGAGAGCAGAATCCAGAGGTTTTCGAGAACAAGGAGAAGGCGAGTTTCATCAAGAACAGAGCCGAGCAAAGCGACGAAGACGATGATGAAAGCGAAGGAGAAGGAGAGATGGTGGTGGAAGAGGAAGATCCAGATTGGCCTGTGGATACGGATGTTGGGTGGGGAATCAAAGCTTCGGAGTACTTCGATACGCATCCCATCAAGAACGTGGTGGGAGAAGACGGGACTGTGATTGATTGGGAAGGCGAGATTGATGATAGTTGGGTTAAAGAGATCAATTGTTTGGAGTGGGAAAGCTTTGCTTTTCATCCTAGCCCTCTCGTCGTCCTCGTATTCGAACGGTACAAGAG GGCTAGTGATAACTGGAAGACGTTGAAGGAGCTTGAGAAAGCCATCAAGGTGTATTGGGATGCAAAAGATCGATTACCTCCACGG GCGGTTAAGATTGACTTGAACATCGAGACAGATTTGGCTTATGCTCTAAAAGCCAAGGAGTGTCCGCAGATTCTGTTTTTACGGGGAAACCGGATTGTGTACAGGGAGAAAG ACTTTCGTACGGCGGATGAATTGGTTCAGATGATTGCGCATTTCTACTATAAAGCAAAGAGACCTTCGTGGATAGACAAGGCTAACGTAACCCCGTACTGCTAG